Within the Heterodontus francisci isolate sHetFra1 chromosome 28, sHetFra1.hap1, whole genome shotgun sequence genome, the region TGTACCCGAAAACGTTCAGCTCGATCAACTGTTGGGAAGCAAAGACGCTACAATAGACAGAACCCGGACAACTATAGTATTTGGTGATGCAGGGATCGGGAAAAGCACCATAATACAGAAGATAATCCGTGACTGGGCCACAGGGAAAATATACCGTCAATTTAAATTTGTCTTTCATTTCAAGTTTAGCCAATTAAATTTAATAAAAGTCCGAACAACCCTATCCATGCTGATCCTGAATTCATACCCCTATTTACGAAATCATCTGGAGAAGCTGTGGAAAGAACCCGGAAAAATATTGTTTATATTTGATGATTTGGATGAATTTGAGCAAACGGTGGATTTCAAAGATGTTGAGAGAAACAACGCACCTCAAAATCAATGTTTCGATCCCGAGTGTTGCTGCTTGGTTTCAGACATTGTCTGCTGCCTCATACAAGGGCAGTTGCTGAAAGGCTCATCAGTGCTGATCACGAGCCGGCCGTGGAAACTGGAATCTCTGGGAAATTCAAACATACATCGAAAGTTCAAAATTCTGGGTTTCAGCCCTGAGGAAATCAAGCAATATTTCCAACGTTACTTGAGAGATCCAAACCTGGAAAGAGAGGCAATCGAAACAATTAAGCTGAACAACACCCTGGACACCCTGTACTATAACCCTCTGTATTGCTCAGTCTGCTGCTCCTTAGCGGAGTCGCATAAGACAGCAGAAGAGCGAGAAAGGCAACCCATAACCAGCACACGTTTGTACACTGTTTACTTTGAAAATCTTTTAAATAGATGTGGCTATGATGCAGGAAACACTCGCAATAGCCTGCTGAAACTGGGCGAGTTGGCCTACCATGGAATTGGGAAAAAAACAGCTGTTTTTGAAGCAGACAAATTCAATGAGCTCGAACTTTCCAATTTTATCACTGCGTTTATAGTGAAGATTCGAGACAATGATCTGCGCAGTGTTGCCTACAAATTCTGTGACACCGTGATGCAGGACTTTGTTGCTGCGCTTTTGAAAAGTCTAAGAACAAAACCAAATGAACTAAAACAACTGCTTGATGAAGGATACAGATGCGGTGATGACAGATTCAATTCATTTTCACGTTTTCTTGTTGGTCTTTCCTTACGAAAGTCAACTGATCAGCTTGAGTCGAAATTGGGTAAATTTCCTGCTGAAGTAACACAGCCTGTGTCGGAGTGGCTCACACGGAATGTCAAAACGTGCGCTCAGAACTTGGATGACGGGCAAAGCCAACGGAAATTCTTAAACATATGTCATTCCTTTGCTGAATTTGAAGACAGAAATCTGATGGAAGCCGCATTAGCACCGATAAAGAAAATCAAGTTTACAAAGTGTCCTCTGAAACCTTCTGATTGTGCGGTTCTGTCTACCGTATTAATGAACCTTGAAATAATTGAAGAGATGGATCTCAGTACTTGTGGTGTACAAGATGCAGGCATCCATCAACTGCAGTCCATACTGCACAAATGTAAAAAACTCAGGTATTTAAACAAATCGATAAATATAATTATAAACAATATTTGTTTTATTTAAACGTGGTATGTTATGAATGATAAGCAAAGAAAATTAACTGAATTCGATCGATTATTGAACACATTCTTTCATTCAGTTCTCCGTTGTACTAAATGGAATGATGAGAGACGTAGTCAGATTGGCTGTTCTGGTAATACTTGAGAGTGCAGTGGTGTTCATTTAACTCAATCAGATATGAAGTTGGCCATCTAACTTCCGAATCCAACGCACACCTTTCACAATGTGGTGCTCCCGATTGCCTGTGGTGCCTGTGATGTCTCTTCGATAGTATCCAATTAGACACATTCCCCTGCTCTTCGCCAGAGCCATGCAATCTTcaactcttcaaatatttatcatgtttccttttgaaagttactattgaatgtgaTTTCGCCAGTCTTTCACGCAGTGCATTCGATATTATAAAAACTCACTGAGTTAAAACAACTCATCATCCTACATCTATATTTTAagcaaataccttaaatctgtgttaacAGACTGTTCTGTCACTGCCTATTGTTGGTAAGCAAATACTTAGTTGTTTAAAACAGGAAATAAATTTGTTTTATTGTTTGATTATATTACAAGTGAGGAAAAATGTACTCTCATTTCTCATTCCTCGATAGGATTGCATTTTCCAAATCAATAATGCTGTTGTTAATCTCAATTGTGCCAAAAAGCTAGTTAAATGGGTTCACAGCTGCGATTCTTCCACCTATATGTAATTATTTCCAGTGATGCCACTGGATTAACGCATCATCAGAGGccggaagggaaggaaagtgaggCTGAGTGAAACTCCATCTGGCTTTATGCACATTACAGGGATCCATTACAATAACTTAATTGGATTCGCCAATAGAATGCGCAGAAAAATGTGGCATGTTTTGCTTCTCATTCACTTATATTTGTGAACCTTTGTGTATCAAATAGCTAAATTTCTTGAAAATAATAATGTCAGAGGTAAGGTCTTTGGTTTTACCCTTTGTTTTCTTTTGATGACGAGCATCTGCTGCGCAAAGCATCCATTGTATTCCTGTTCATGGCAGACCACAAGTTTACAGAATTCCTGCTGCCAGCCACTATTTTACATggacaaaaggaaaatactgcacagGAAATATGAAATATAAACCGAAAATTCTGCACTTACTCAGTAGGTCATGTAACGACTTTGTCGAGAGAAACAGAGCAAACAATTCAGGTTATTGGCATTTCGtctgaaatggcaaaggttagaaataagtGGTGTAGTTATACCAACAGTGctgcaggaagggtgttcccggattttgaccttgcgacagtggaggaacggcaatatcgttccaagtcaaggCGATGTGTGTCTtgcaggagaacttgcaggtgggggtattcccatgcatcttctgcccttgtccttctaggttgtagaggtcctgggtttgtaaggtgctatcAAAGGGTTAGGATTAAGGTTATTGAGTAGGCAGGAGTGAGGGAATGACAGAAAGGGATCAATAGACTAGTCAAAAAGCTGGGGGAGTGCCTTAATAGAACGTAACGAAATAGAAGATATTCAACAGGAGTTGTAAATACGAGCAACAGAGTCACTACCATCACATGCTGTCTGAAAAAATAGGAATAGTGGTTATGATCTGTAATTGTTGAATTCCATGTTGTGTCTGGAAGGCGGAAAAATGCCTAATCTAATAAGTTTCTTAAGTTTCCCGTGAGTTTCCTTCCAATATTGTGGAATAAAAGTACAGAGAGTTCAGaatgggaatgggcaggaaagttaaCATGACAACGGATCAGAAGTTTAGGATCAGCAGCTGGAAGGTAAATTTTGATTCCTCAGCATcgttactgtctgacctgctgagcatttccatcattttctggttTATGCCCATTTTACACGTATTCGTTTGATAATGTGTGGGTAAATCTTTACCCCAAGCAATGGAGTAAATTTAGAGTTAAACAAATGTACTGGGTGATGGTAACTGATTATAACACAGGCACTATAATGAAAACCCTTAGTGCAAATCAAATAGGCATTTGGATTCTGGGTCTGATATTGGCGTTTTCGAAGGCCAATGTATTCCATGTAAAATAGATTGAATTATGAATATTTCATGTCTGTTTCATTATTCTATATTTATTATTGACTTTCTTATTTGAGTTTAGACTCAACGAGAATAATCTTCAAGATTCAGGAGTGGAATACCTCTTTAAAGTTCTGGAGAAAAATGATTGCAAAGTACAGACACTTGAGTGAGTAATTTCTGTTTAAATATAGACGGAACAACCGGAGTTCTTTATCATCAAGAATTCTCATTACCCTGGTAATGATGATTGACCAATCTCATTTGTCAATTTGTATTAGGACGAAAATAATTTAGAAACAGAGAACATGCAATTTTCTTGAGCAGTTTTTGCCCCACGATTTTGGAATTCCAGTATAGTTATTTGCAATTGGTGTATATTTAAGCACGTGCATTGATGTTTTATAAAATCTGTTTTTTCAATCACTCTAGGTTAAAATCAAATGCTCTCACAGATGATTGTGCAGCAAAATTGGTCTCCGCCATCAGTAAAAATGGTTCACTGATGGAGCTGGACCTGAGTAACGATAATCAGCGCAGTGAACAGTCCAACAGACTGACTGATGAATCCGTTCCCACATTTCTCCAGCTCTACCAGACTAGTACGAATCTGAAGGAAATTAGGTGAGTTTCTTTGTTAAAATATATTAATTAAGAGTATTATATTTTCCTATCTTAGTTTTCATAGATGTGTTATAGGAAAAGTCTTTAGTTGTGGAAGATTTGTTTCTTTCACATTTCAAGATTCTTAAACATATTTAcgttgaatgaatttaacaatgtCGCTATTCGCAGTAAACGGAACAGTTCACTCAATTTTGGTAACTTGTTTATTTTTTTTTCAGGTTGCAAAACAATCAATTCTCTGCAAACAGACGTCACATTTTGAAGTCACGAACTGCATCTAGTCATTTGACTATAATTACAGAATGAAGGATTACTGACCATGATTTGTTTTACGTAAAAGTAAGAGTAATGTTTGAACAAGTTGTCGGGGCGTTAccccagagtcagagagagatgcaGTACTTAAACAGGGCctttggtccactgagtctgtgctgaccatcaaccacccatttatactaatccgacattaatcccatattccctaccacatccccaccattctcctaccaccaacctccattaggggcaatttacaatggccaatttacctatcaacctgcaagtcgttggctgtgggaggaaaccagagcaaccagcagaaacccacacagtcacagagagaacctgcaaaccccacacaggcaatacccaaaattgaacccaggtcgctggagctgtgaggctgaggtgtcaaccactgcgccactgtgccgatcccGAGTGCGATGAATAAGcatatagagacatgttgttgaagcttttcgtcttcagACCCCCATTTTCGTCCCTGAAAAGTGCCCATTCTACCTCAAATTACCTTGGAAGTGTATTGAGTGACAGGAAAAGTTAGCTGTTTCACACTTCTacaatgcagtagcaacatgtgaggTGTCTGCCACTAACAAGATGCTTCAGTCAAGCTAAaaatacatcctgcctatcacacaaatgagtcatgacatatatgaatttcaatgccagtgtgatgctaggtatgtgGGCCTTACGCTCCAAAGACTGGTCTATTGTATCAAACAATATGTCCCTTCTACTGTTCACGATGGGAAAGCTGcaagctgtacccaaccagcccatgcttgcaaaacataAAATGCAGTTTCCAACATTAAGTGCGATTCCAcagttggacaacatttgctaaataagccGTAGTGGGCTAGGAATTCTGCTGACAAACAATTTATGatagtcagtagggctcgcagaacggcgcatttgtgtgtactggaagctacagatattaatatacagggccctgttctttccagacagaaagaacatggacacacattgcgcctgtttcagctgaacaaaataagggacagccattcgttggttcattcctcggagcaatgccttgaccaatcagagtcaagctgcctggtttaaattttaaacaaagcttggcagtcaactgtcagtcactgtaaactgttgcattctccatggcaacgcctctaccactcagagttcatttgccaagcAATCAACACtcacttctcatgcagtataagttattGATTTCCCTTGCATTTGTTATTCTcaggtattgtcctgatgagtgcaagacgaaaagctttgacaacatgtctcgattttcagcaattctcagctTCAGTACTACAAAATGACTATTAATAAGCACATAGGTAAACGAGTGCAGGAGTTTCAATTCCCACTGTGCTGTCTCAAACACGCCGTTCAAATGAAATAGTGAGTTAcacgtacttctttcgatgtattgtgctatattcactgttcacaatacagCTTCTGCTACATTAGGGAAATCAACTGCAGAATGAGTGATAATTTTTTTTCTGAGCACCTCTCTCCAGTCTGCAAGCGTGAACCGGAGCTTCTAGTCACTTGCTAGTTTAActctccattctaatcccactctgGCTTTTCTCTCCTTGATAACTGAAGCCAATCATGATCCAGCTAATCTCAAGGAACACCACCTTATCTTTCCATTAAGAATTTTGCAAATTTAGGCAAACAACATAGAGTtccacaatttcagatcataaacactgCTGCCTTTGCTTACAGTAGCatgtgctggtaatgattctgttatcTCCATGAGGAGTATCCCACTGGATATTATGACAGGAGTCAGAgccgaagctcaggtatctgctcaCTGTGATCAGTGTTCGAAGCCTGCACCTTGTGACTCAGGCTAAAACCTTACCAAGAATTTGAAGTCCTGAAGCGAGGACTAAGAAATAATAAGCTGTTAGTGGGGTCAGACAAAGATGTTTTGCAATTATGTCTAATTTAGATTTACAGTGCATGTACGTAAACACATGGAATAtgataaataaggttgttgagctgcagacaCAAACAGCCACATGCAAATAAGATGGTGTGGTGATGGTAGTGTAATGGCGCAAAATATGGCAGGAATGTGTACTAATAATTCCTACATACAAGCTGTTCAGGAAAGATATGGAAGGACCGAATGAAGGATGGCGGGTTgtaatgattaaggagaatattgcagtgCTGGCGAGAGAGGATGCTTTGAAACGGTCAAAGACAGAAACTATTTTGCTAGATTTAAAAACAATAGAGGATCCATTGCACGACACATGTATTGTATAGACCACGAACTAATGAGGAAGTCACATTTTCAGGGAAATGACATAGATGTGTAAAAACTATAGACTCATGATAATATAGGCATTTAATTATCCTAACACAGACagagatagtaatagtgtaaaggacaaAGCTGTTTTTGAAATGTGCCAAGGgacattttcttgatcagtatgcttCCGGCTCAGTGAGGAAGGTGTCAGTGCCTGATCTGATTGtgtggaatgaggtgggtcaagagaATCAAGTGTCAATGGAGCAACATTAAAGAAGCAGCTTTTATCGTAGCAAAAGGtttaggttagccatggaaaaggacaaggagaaatctgGAGTATAAGTTCTTAATTGGAGgagagccaatttcaatggggtgagaatggaactGCACAAGGTTAATCAGAATCAAAAACTGGCAAACAATATTGTCACAGAACAATGACAAACAtttgaagaggagatggtttgggaaagtggaggtacattcccacgaggtggACGGTAGGGCAAACAACGCCAGAGTTCCCTGTATGACACAGGAGATAGAAATCGTGGTGAAGCAGAGAAAAAATGTGAGTGAcacatgtcaggttgataatacaagtgggaaccaggctgaatgtacaaAGGTCAGAGGAGAATTGAATAAAGATATCAGAGAGGCGAGGAGAGAGCATGAGCACAGATTGGCTGCGAAtagaaaagggaatccaaaagttttctgcAACCACATAAGTAGCAAAAAGATGCTAAGAGGAGAGGTGGAGTCGATTAGGGATATAAAAGATGATTTACGCTTGGTGGTAGAGGCCACttttgaggtactaaatgagtatatctttttatttgttttatttgttcggggTTGTGGGCGCTGTTGGCTAGGTCCGCATTTTTTTCCCATCGAACTTgccttggagaaggtggtggtgagctgcctcttgaactgctgcattcttgGGGGTGTAGGTATcccaacagtgctgtgaggaaggcggttccatgattttgacccagtgacaaagaaggaatggcgatatagttccaagtcaggacagtgtgtggcttggaggggaacttacaggtgatgatgttcccttccatctgctgcccttgtccttctcggttttagaggtcacgggtttggatggcGCTGGCAAAGGAACCTccatgagtttctgcagtgcatcttgtagataatacacactgctgccactgtgcgtcagtgatggagggagtacaTTTTGAAGGAGatgaatgggttgccaatcaagcgggtactTTGTCCGGGGTTATGTTGcatttctttagtgttgttggagatgcacccatccaggcatgaggagagcattccatcaaagttctgacttgtgccttgtggcagGCATTGGGCAGACATTAGGTGAGTtagtcaccgcaggattcccagcctctggtcTGCTCTTGCAGGCACAGAatttatgtggatggtccagttcagtttcttgtcaatagtgaccccaggatgctgatagtggagtttcagcgatggaaatgcaattgaatattaaggggagatggttagatgctcgttTATTTCAGATGGGTTATTGCCTGGCATCTGTGTGGCGCCAGTgcggcttgccacttatcagccgaagcctggatattgtccaggtctttctgcatatcaACACGGGCTGATTTAGTATCttcggagttgcgaatggtactgaacattgcgcaatcatcagcgaacatccccacttccgatcttatgatgaagggaagatcattgatgaagcagatgaagaaggttggaccgaggacaccaccctgagccactgctgcagtgatttcctgggattGAGATAATTCACCtcaagcaaccacaaccatcttcctttgtgccaggcatGACTCAAACCAGTGGACAGCAACCCCCACCCCGTccgcccgattcccactgactccagttttgctagcgttctttgataccatactcagtcaagtgctgccttgatgtcaagcacaatcactctcatctcacctctggagttcagctcttttgaccgtgtttggaccaaggctgtaaagacgTCGGGAACAGAGTAGTATtgacggaacacaaactgagcatgcgcaggttattgctgagcaagtgccccctgatagcactgtcaacgacaccttccattcctttgctgatgattgggagtagaccatTTGGGCAGTATTTGGCCTGGTTAGAACTTTTTTTGCACAGGAAATGCCTGCGAAATTTTGCACACtgccaggtcgatgccagtgttgtcgctgcacTGGAAGAGCTTGATTTTTGGTGTGGTTAGTCCTGGAGCACAAGTATTCATTATTATtgtcgggatgttgtcagggccgaaagaccttgcagtatccaatgccttcagccgtttcttgatatcacgtggagtgaataggattggctgaagacaggcatctgtgatgctggggactcaggaggaggcggagatgcATCATCCATCGCCCTGTCTGGTTGAAGATTTATGTAAatacttcagctttgtcttttacaCTGTTGGGCTGAGCTCCCCCTCTGTCTTTGAGGattgcgatatttgtggagccgcctcatgctatcagttgtttaattgtccaccaacattgacagctggatgtggcaggaatgcagaactaagatctgatccgttggttgtgggattgtcagccctgcctattgcatgctgcttctgctgtttagcatgcaatccTCCTGTGTTGGAACTTCAACAGGATGGCATATCATCTTTAGgtctgcctggtgttgctcctgacatGACCTCCTGCAATCtttttctgcctttaccaaggTAGATTCTGCGAATGTCACAGTAAAATATTCAGTAGTCGAGATGTGGATGGGTGAAAATTAATAAACAGGATGTGTTTGAAAACctggctgaagatgaagatgataaatcaccaggacagtATGAGATGCattcgaggatgctatgggaagtaaggatggaaactgGGAGAGTTAATGGCCATAATTTTGTAATCCTCCGTTAATATTGAGGTTGGTCGAGAGCACAGGGTAATCGCAACTGATACACTATTGATCAAAAATAAGTGTAAGGATAAACACGGGAACTTCAGGTCACTCAAGTTAAACGTGGTGGTGTGAACGCTTTTTGAAACGTTAATCAGGACTAAATTAACGTTATTTGGACAATTAATTGATGAAAGCCAGCATAGGTACGTGAAACGAAAATctaatttaactaacttgattgagttttttgtttGATGTGGTAACATGGGTTGGTGAGAGGCACTGCTGCTGATCTGACGTATATTGACTTCCAAAAGTCGTTTGATAAAGTGTTGCATAATAGACATGGCAGCAAATtcgaagtccatggaataaaatggaaagTGGCAGCTGAGATATGAAATTTGCTGAGTGACTCGAAATAGAATAATAGTGAAGGTTTCATTTTCGGACGGTAGGTGTGCATGTACTGTTGTTTTCcaggtgtcagtactgaggtaacTGCCTTTTTTGATACACAGTAATGACCTCAAAAtgaagggcacaatttcagaatttgtggatgacacacagCTTAGAAGTGTTGTGACCAGTGGTAAGGGTGATGATcggcttcaggaggacatagaaaggctggtgGAATTGATGGACATGTGACAAATGAAAAATATGCACAGAAGTGTGAATTGGTACATTTTGGAATGACGATCGAGGTCAGGAAATGTAAAATAAAGGtaacaattataaagtgggtgcagaatCAATGACACCTGTTAGCAGAGGTGTACAAATGGTTAAAGTTGGGAAAGCCGTTTGAGAAGGTGGTTAAAATGACATGCATGAACAATTATGAATTGAGGTATAGAAcacaaaacaaggaagttatgataaaccttcatAAAATTCCTTTCGACCTAATTGGGAGCATTATACCCAAATCTTGACACCTCACTTTCGGAAGGAAGTGAATTCCCTCTATTTTAGAACAAGTGATTAAAGAAGAAAAGAAGCTTGAGAgatgatttaatagaagtgttcacaaCCATGGGGTGTCTTggagtagagagaaactattcccatgatTGAGGCGATTGAAGGCCATCAGCAACTtaaccaacagcaacatgaggtAAAACCTTTTTTGTGCAGGGAATTCCCAGGCTTTGGAATTCACTTgcttagagtgtggtggagacatattcaattgtggttttcaaaagggaattggatatgcgcCTGAACAGAGGGCTATGGGGATAATTTATCGCAGCGgggtgagggtggtgggggtggtggagcgggctggtggtggtatCTGCGTTGCTGTTACAGACAATTGGCATGGACTGAACGGGTCGTGCTCCCTCCTTcaattctgtaaccattctatgattacatTATTCTAATACGGAAATATTCCCAGGAGTTCCCCGATCTAATTCAGTTCCAATTGTAAAGGTATGCTTTcaatgtttattatttcaataatctTGTGATTTGCTATTActttggtacacagtaacaaagttaTTGATAATTTGGCTTGTAGCGATGTTGGCTTCACTGGTGCCATGGGATTTCTCTGAAGGAGCTGGTTAATTAAACTTGAAGCTCTGCTTCACCGGCATTATTCAAAGGGCAAAACTAAGTtcaaaatgtggagatcaaaaattACAATGTAGATGGGACATATATAAGACTTCCAATATATTATAAAATCATCCCAGTTAAGAATTATTTAACATAATATTAAAAAGGACGATGATTTCAATGGAGACTGAAATGAATGTGTCCACTAATTTCACTTCTGGAGGGATTCTGAATATTACAGGTGTTAAAACGTTTTTTTCTCATTTACATTTGTTAAATTTTAAGAATTTGTGTTGTATAACTGAAAAGTGTTCCGTAGATGCTGGGACTTTGGGTGTTACCTTTTTAAAGGATTTcatcagaaggtttggactgagtttgagtGGTAACCAgtaactggaaggcacctgttttcaaataaagtAAAACAGAAGGAGTCGCTATGGACTTGGACAGCTGTTTACAAAACATTGAGAAGCCAAGATTCTGGTTGTCAGGAGGCTTGCTTTCTGGAAAAAAGCTTTATTTTAATTTGAACAGTTAGAAAATACAGTTGCTTCTTTACCTGCTAGGAGAagacagctcacctctttctcttgaGAAGCAATCCTGCATCAAGTGTGTTTCCAATTTCCCCctgcatttgaagaaaccctgcatcgaATGTGTGGGGACGAAAAtcttgttgctgcattcctgctgtaaaaCCTATtagagccttctgtagctgcatctcttggaaagccaacctaaactgatcatcaacatcacctgggaAGAACGGttccaggaagatcccattgacagccatcTAGACGCAATTGGGTCTCCGaaacaaaacaaaggacatctttccatacctcttttcagcctgtgtttttttaagtccttctatttctttgtaacagctatcAACAATAATGCTTTATAttctttttccagttaaccagtgtgtatGTTTGGGAGAAAAACAGTATATCGGTCAGTGGGAcattttaaatacatgttgtgaccgagGGAGACGTCTATACACGTCAACGTCTCTAAACCCAGCAGCTCAGGATACTATGACAATTTGCTAAATGCAGTCTTTGCAGCCTGTGCGGGTCCAATAACCACGAGTACTATGACGCTCTATCGATCCATTAGCATCAGTGTTCTTGAAAGGTATACTGACCTTCCATACGCCCAACAGCCTCTAGTGTTCAGCCCCTCTGTGTATCCACAGGTATGCAGACCATTTGTATGTCCCAAGATATTCGAAAGCTTCAAAGGCTCAATAACCCAGTTTTTTATGTTACTCTGCATACCCGGTAGCTCAGAGTACGCTGATGGTTGAACATTCCAGTACACCACCCATTACAGGGAGCATGGAACATTTCCAGGCCCAGAATTGCAATTTACAGAGATTGAACTGGCCCCATAGTCAAAATACCTGAACAATCGACAGCCCTAGTAACAAGCGAAGTGAGGTTCTCTGGATATCgcattttaaaaattattcttattcattcatgggatatgggagtcgctggccaggccagcattatttTCCAacactaattgccgttgagaaggtggcggtgagctgccttcttgaaccgctgcagtccatgtcaggtaggtacactaacagtgctgttaggaagggagttccaggattttgacccagcgacagtgaagggatggtgatatacGGGTAGGAGAGGTGCTTCTCTGTGATGATAATGCTGGTATGAAACGGCTCTTCACTTACTTCTCAAGGAAGATTAATAAGCATCAAAGAAAGTATTCGACCATTGAGGAAGAGTGTTTTTTTTATGTCCTGTACTGGCTCTTCAATATTTTTATGTATATGTAGCCGATCATCAAGTGTTTATGCAGACCTCAAC harbors:
- the LOC137385145 gene encoding NACHT, LRR and PYD domains-containing protein 3-like isoform X1, which codes for MRGQCKVPFLLILLLLEALCGLNRGTDPITAPEETSTATSLPPDEQKASADNAAKDTQDAIVLACAVCVAFLGGFGVGSTATYCWMKKKYVPRTGIERQHKTFLQEQTTILEVTGENQMSKTCLLDEHYTEVMIVPSLGEPQMVETELKAQGRKPEEKQGQNIGNVPENVQLDQLLGSKDATIDRTRTTIVFGDAGIGKSTIIQKIIRDWATGKIYRQFKFVFHFKFSQLNLIKVRTTLSMLILNSYPYLRNHLEKLWKEPGKILFIFDDLDEFEQTVDFKDVERNNAPQNQCFDPECCCLVSDIVCCLIQGQLLKGSSVLITSRPWKLESLGNSNIHRKFKILGFSPEEIKQYFQRYLRDPNLEREAIETIKLNNTLDTLYYNPLYCSVCCSLAESHKTAEERERQPITSTRLYTVYFENLLNRCGYDAGNTRNSLLKLGELAYHGIGKKTAVFEADKFNELELSNFITAFIVKIRDNDLRSVAYKFCDTVMQDFVAALLKSLRTKPNELKQLLDEGYRCGDDRFNSFSRFLVGLSLRKSTDQLESKLGKFPAEVTQPVSEWLTRNVKTCAQNLDDGQSQRKFLNICHSFAEFEDRNLMEAALAPIKKIKFTKCPLKPSDCAVLSTVLMNLEIIEEMDLSTCGVQDAGIHQLQSILHKCKKLRLNENNLQDSGVEYLFKVLEKNDCKVQTLELKSNALTDDCAAKLVSAISKNGSLMELDLSNDNQRSEQSNRLTDESVPTFLQLYQTSTNLKEIRLQNNQFSANRRHILKSRTASSHLTIITE
- the LOC137385145 gene encoding NACHT, LRR and PYD domains-containing protein 3-like isoform X2, translating into MKKKYVPRTGIERQHKTFLQEQTTILEVTGENQMSKTCLLDEHYTEVMIVPSLGEPQMVETELKAQGRKPEEKQGQNIGNVPENVQLDQLLGSKDATIDRTRTTIVFGDAGIGKSTIIQKIIRDWATGKIYRQFKFVFHFKFSQLNLIKVRTTLSMLILNSYPYLRNHLEKLWKEPGKILFIFDDLDEFEQTVDFKDVERNNAPQNQCFDPECCCLVSDIVCCLIQGQLLKGSSVLITSRPWKLESLGNSNIHRKFKILGFSPEEIKQYFQRYLRDPNLEREAIETIKLNNTLDTLYYNPLYCSVCCSLAESHKTAEERERQPITSTRLYTVYFENLLNRCGYDAGNTRNSLLKLGELAYHGIGKKTAVFEADKFNELELSNFITAFIVKIRDNDLRSVAYKFCDTVMQDFVAALLKSLRTKPNELKQLLDEGYRCGDDRFNSFSRFLVGLSLRKSTDQLESKLGKFPAEVTQPVSEWLTRNVKTCAQNLDDGQSQRKFLNICHSFAEFEDRNLMEAALAPIKKIKFTKCPLKPSDCAVLSTVLMNLEIIEEMDLSTCGVQDAGIHQLQSILHKCKKLRLNENNLQDSGVEYLFKVLEKNDCKVQTLELKSNALTDDCAAKLVSAISKNGSLMELDLSNDNQRSEQSNRLTDESVPTFLQLYQTSTNLKEIRLQNNQFSANRRHILKSRTASSHLTIITE